The following proteins are co-located in the Paraburkholderia phytofirmans PsJN genome:
- a CDS encoding TetR/AcrR family transcriptional regulator, with the protein MSTREQQNSRPSLAHVRRSHASRSEETQRKILDAALRVIQAHGLQKATMTEIAREAGVSAGALQHHYGSKDILITRIIDLIFEESKPDGDIWPSVTLPVRQRAYAFVERAWQSIYGTERYLASWHLHFGVHASEALRVRLNEVRLEWDKEMTTRFLLSFPELEACIPDPTGFARLVFSSLRGIAFLAWFGDASDKNLDQLNALAESISRVATGHTDEGA; encoded by the coding sequence ATGTCTACCCGCGAGCAGCAAAATAGTCGACCGTCACTTGCGCACGTTCGTCGCTCTCACGCCTCGCGCAGCGAGGAGACGCAACGGAAAATCCTGGATGCTGCACTTCGCGTCATCCAGGCACATGGTCTCCAGAAGGCCACAATGACGGAGATTGCACGGGAGGCGGGAGTATCAGCCGGTGCACTTCAGCATCACTACGGGTCAAAGGATATTCTCATCACCCGAATCATTGACCTCATCTTCGAAGAGTCGAAGCCAGACGGTGACATTTGGCCCAGCGTTACTCTGCCTGTCAGACAACGGGCTTACGCTTTTGTCGAGCGGGCCTGGCAGTCAATCTACGGAACGGAGCGTTACCTCGCTTCGTGGCATCTTCACTTCGGGGTGCATGCGTCGGAAGCGTTGCGCGTGAGGCTAAATGAAGTGCGGCTCGAGTGGGACAAGGAAATGACCACTCGCTTCCTGCTCTCCTTCCCCGAACTGGAGGCCTGCATCCCTGACCCAACCGGCTTCGCGAGGTTGGTTTTCTCAAGTCTGCGTGGTATAGCCTTCCTCGCCTGGTTCGGTGACGCATCCGACAAAAATCTCGACCAGCTGAACGCCCTTGCGGAGTCAATTAGCCGAGTTGCCACCGGTCATACTGACGAGGGCGCATAG
- a CDS encoding MFS transporter, giving the protein MAVVEANRISPKNSTTRAVLATVIGNALEWYDFIIYGFFALAISSHFFGGSPDETLLATYATFALSFIVRPIGGILLGMLGDRVGRRFTMLLIMASMTMSMLLMVATPTYKAIGFVATLVVIVARLLQSVSAGGEFSSAATYLLESVPAERRGFFSGLYSAGTQIATILAALSGLFISYVLSDASRDSWGWRIPFAVGLLIAPVGLYIRRHLPETEAFSKSQASRVKGGFKTLFERPGTLVLALLLAGAINSGAYILLAYAPTYVVKVLDLPMYVSFSALLVSGGIGAIATPLFGALADRVGAYRQLLVALFIMVVTVAPLYSWMNTEPTMTKLLLCSGFFSIIYAASVAVVPNVMAYLFPAELRAAGMALTYNVSAAIFGGASLYFVTLLIGVFRTPLVPAFYVLTVFASTFLAVLIGHSRIGRFRA; this is encoded by the coding sequence ATGGCAGTTGTCGAGGCTAATCGCATATCACCGAAGAACAGTACAACCCGCGCGGTCCTGGCAACTGTCATCGGTAACGCACTTGAATGGTACGACTTCATCATCTACGGCTTCTTCGCGCTGGCGATCTCATCGCACTTCTTCGGAGGCAGTCCTGATGAGACGTTGCTTGCGACCTACGCGACGTTTGCCCTGTCGTTTATCGTTCGCCCGATCGGTGGAATCTTGCTTGGGATGCTCGGTGACCGCGTGGGCCGGCGCTTCACCATGCTGTTGATCATGGCGTCGATGACCATGTCCATGCTCTTGATGGTAGCGACACCGACGTATAAAGCAATAGGCTTTGTAGCTACGCTAGTCGTCATCGTCGCGCGACTGCTTCAATCAGTTTCTGCGGGAGGGGAATTCTCGAGCGCCGCGACATATCTCCTGGAATCTGTCCCGGCTGAGAGACGGGGTTTTTTCAGCGGCCTGTACAGTGCTGGCACCCAGATCGCGACAATCCTTGCAGCACTGTCGGGGCTGTTTATCTCCTACGTCCTGTCGGACGCATCGCGAGACTCCTGGGGGTGGCGTATTCCTTTCGCAGTCGGATTATTGATCGCCCCGGTTGGGCTCTATATCCGACGCCATCTTCCGGAGACGGAGGCCTTCTCGAAATCACAAGCCTCCCGGGTCAAAGGCGGCTTCAAGACGCTGTTTGAGCGGCCGGGGACATTGGTGTTGGCGCTCCTTCTCGCGGGGGCGATCAACTCGGGTGCATATATCCTGCTGGCCTACGCACCGACTTATGTTGTGAAGGTACTGGATCTACCGATGTATGTCTCCTTTTCAGCCCTTCTCGTGAGTGGTGGCATAGGGGCAATTGCGACACCGCTGTTTGGTGCACTTGCTGACCGGGTCGGGGCATACCGGCAATTGCTCGTTGCACTCTTCATCATGGTTGTTACGGTCGCTCCTCTCTATTCCTGGATGAACACCGAACCGACAATGACGAAGCTCTTACTATGTTCCGGCTTCTTCTCCATCATCTATGCTGCGAGTGTTGCAGTCGTTCCGAACGTGATGGCCTACCTGTTTCCCGCCGAATTACGGGCCGCCGGAATGGCACTTACATACAATGTAAGTGCCGCAATCTTCGGCGGGGCCTCCCTGTATTTTGTGACTCTCCTTATCGGAGTTTTCCGTACACCGCTTGTTCCGGCCTTCTATGTGCTAACGGTTTTCGCTTCAACATTCCTTGCAGTGCTTATTGGCCACAGTCGCATTGGCCGGTTCCGCGCGTAA
- a CDS encoding ABC transporter permease, with amino-acid sequence MNLINGFIGLFPVGMMQGLTYALIALAIMIPFRIINFADMTAEGSFPFGACVCAKLLMMGFNPVIGLLGGTLAGFAAGLLTAYIHEKAKINTLLCGILVLSMLYSVNIRVMGQPNSALFAYASVFSWLPAAGGGYLSRILMLGATDTVIGAGVLWFLGTQHGMAMRAIGSSPSMAKAQGINVKVYTLVGLGLANLFAALGGALLAQNQGFADVNMGFGVLVNGLAALLLGEAIVGNRSMLRQVLAPVLGSIVYFQMISVVLVIGFQPSDLKLVTSLFVLGTLLTMAQRKKRGANRRKAATAKMQAG; translated from the coding sequence ATGAATCTGATCAATGGATTTATCGGACTTTTCCCGGTCGGGATGATGCAGGGCTTGACCTACGCGCTGATCGCGCTCGCGATCATGATCCCGTTCCGGATTATCAACTTTGCGGACATGACGGCGGAGGGCTCGTTCCCGTTCGGCGCCTGCGTGTGCGCGAAGCTGCTGATGATGGGCTTCAATCCCGTGATTGGTCTGCTCGGCGGCACGCTCGCGGGATTCGCGGCCGGGCTGCTCACCGCCTATATTCACGAGAAGGCGAAGATCAATACGTTGCTGTGCGGCATTCTCGTACTCTCCATGCTGTACTCGGTGAACATCCGCGTGATGGGGCAGCCGAATTCGGCGCTGTTCGCGTATGCGAGCGTATTCTCATGGCTGCCGGCCGCAGGTGGCGGCTACCTGTCTCGCATCCTCATGCTTGGCGCGACGGATACCGTAATCGGTGCGGGCGTACTCTGGTTCCTCGGCACGCAGCACGGCATGGCGATGCGCGCGATCGGCTCGAGTCCGTCCATGGCCAAGGCGCAGGGCATCAACGTGAAGGTCTATACGCTGGTCGGTCTCGGTCTCGCGAATCTGTTCGCGGCGCTTGGTGGCGCGCTGCTCGCCCAGAACCAGGGCTTTGCCGACGTGAATATGGGCTTCGGCGTACTGGTCAACGGCCTCGCAGCGCTGCTGCTCGGCGAGGCGATCGTCGGCAACCGCTCGATGCTGCGTCAGGTGCTTGCGCCTGTCCTGGGATCGATCGTCTACTTCCAGATGATCTCGGTCGTACTCGTGATCGGCTTCCAGCCTTCGGACCTGAAGCTCGTTACATCGCTATTCGTTCTCGGCACGCTGCTGACGATGGCGCAGCGCAAGAAGCGCGGTGCAAACCGCCGGAAGGCTGCCACAGCGAAGATGCAGGCGGGCTGA
- a CDS encoding UbiX family flavin prenyltransferase, which produces MTGIVQKKRVVVAITGATGAVYGVRLLEMLRHCTVTTHLIVSRAGWMTLLDETGLERNALRDAASVYYDQNEVGASIASGSFQHDGMVIAPCSMKTLAAVAHGFDDNLISRAASVTLKENRRLVLLARETPLTLAHLRNMTLAAEMGATVMPPLPAFYAKPDSLDAMVDYTVMRVLDQLHVEPPAAMRRWQGLGAAY; this is translated from the coding sequence ATGACCGGCATCGTGCAAAAAAAGCGCGTCGTGGTCGCGATTACGGGCGCGACGGGCGCCGTGTACGGCGTGCGGCTGCTTGAGATGCTGCGCCACTGCACAGTGACGACGCATCTCATCGTGTCGCGCGCGGGCTGGATGACGCTACTCGACGAAACCGGACTTGAACGCAACGCGCTGCGCGATGCGGCGAGCGTCTATTACGACCAGAACGAAGTGGGCGCGAGCATCGCCAGCGGCTCGTTCCAGCACGACGGCATGGTAATCGCACCATGCTCCATGAAAACGCTCGCGGCCGTGGCGCACGGCTTCGACGACAACCTCATTTCCCGCGCCGCGAGCGTCACGTTAAAAGAGAACCGCAGGCTCGTGCTGCTCGCGCGCGAAACTCCGCTCACGCTCGCGCATCTGCGCAACATGACACTCGCGGCCGAAATGGGCGCGACGGTGATGCCGCCGTTGCCCGCGTTCTACGCGAAGCCCGATAGTCTTGACGCGATGGTCGACTATACGGTCATGCGCGTACTCGACCAGTTGCACGTCGAGCCTCCGGCGGCCATGCGGCGCTGGCAGGGGTTGGGCGCAGCGTATTAG
- a CDS encoding porin — translation MRSIRVILSTLITTAAALVCQSGAHAQSSVDLYGVLMSGFIWTNNVAGGKSVSPAEGPSRWGLKGNEDLGGGTKAVFTLESGFAMSSGQSFQGGRLFGRQAFVGLSNDALGTFTLGRQYDFANDWLAQSSAVYRWNGYFAHPGDNDNFNWQFRVNNAVKYQSPVVGGLQIGAMYSFGGVAGSFGNESAMSFGAKYENGPAKIQAAYFHMNHPALAASEGNWNTMLFPHISAASPNEANALNPQSMDIYGIGGTYQIGKTTLGLLWSHSDYDKLGDQGDGLADADARFDNIEANIAYNLTPQVQFVGAYAYTIGKVHPTDFAPQYHQVDVGVNYFVSHRTILYLAGIYQRAAGDATYANIECAGSSCAASSSRNQVSALAGIFHMF, via the coding sequence ATGCGCAGTATAAGGGTAATCCTGAGTACGTTGATCACAACGGCGGCCGCACTTGTATGCCAGTCTGGCGCTCACGCACAAAGTAGCGTCGATCTGTACGGTGTACTGATGAGTGGTTTCATCTGGACCAACAACGTCGCTGGTGGCAAGAGTGTCAGCCCTGCCGAGGGGCCTAGTCGCTGGGGACTGAAGGGTAACGAGGACCTGGGTGGCGGGACGAAAGCGGTCTTTACCCTGGAAAGCGGTTTTGCGATGAGTAGCGGCCAGTCGTTTCAGGGCGGCCGCCTGTTCGGCCGCCAGGCTTTCGTTGGTCTGTCGAATGATGCGTTGGGAACGTTCACCCTTGGCCGTCAATACGATTTTGCCAACGACTGGCTCGCGCAGAGCAGCGCGGTCTATCGGTGGAACGGGTATTTCGCTCACCCGGGAGACAACGACAATTTCAATTGGCAATTCCGCGTAAACAACGCGGTGAAGTACCAAAGTCCCGTGGTAGGTGGACTGCAGATCGGCGCAATGTATAGCTTCGGTGGCGTAGCTGGCAGCTTCGGAAACGAGAGCGCGATGAGCTTCGGCGCGAAATACGAAAACGGACCCGCAAAGATCCAGGCCGCTTATTTCCATATGAACCATCCTGCGCTCGCGGCATCCGAGGGCAACTGGAATACGATGCTGTTCCCACATATATCGGCTGCCTCACCAAATGAGGCAAACGCGCTGAACCCGCAGAGCATGGATATCTACGGCATTGGTGGAACGTACCAGATCGGGAAGACCACACTCGGGTTGCTATGGAGTCACAGCGACTACGACAAACTGGGTGATCAGGGTGATGGACTCGCTGACGCGGATGCGCGCTTCGACAACATCGAGGCGAACATCGCATACAACCTGACGCCGCAGGTCCAGTTTGTTGGCGCGTATGCGTACACAATTGGCAAGGTCCATCCGACGGACTTCGCGCCACAGTATCACCAGGTTGACGTCGGCGTAAATTACTTCGTGTCACACCGAACGATCCTTTACCTCGCCGGAATCTATCAACGTGCAGCGGGAGACGCGACATACGCGAATATCGAATGCGCGGGATCCTCGTGTGCAGCGAGCAGCTCCAGGAACCAGGTTTCGGCCCTGGCCGGTATTTTCCATATGTTCTAG
- a CDS encoding ABC transporter substrate-binding protein: MKKSTVSVLPKFLLRRTLRNILMVGVAAVAGLFTVMAPVSAQGSQPVTIGIANLGPHPSLTRTMVGFKAEMAREGYVEGKNVNYVYSDANFTQALMPQMFSQILSKDPALILTLTTSVSEVALSAVADHHIPLVFAEVTDPVAAGLTPGWTHGSDRFAGASDLQDFDAVLVFAKKLLPGVKSFGVLYNPGEADDVATTRALQEAAKRAGLEFRPVSVDSVNDITQRAQLLNGIGFIYITGSNLVQSAIPAVAAAMQRMKVPVISSETELIKKDMADASYAVSFESVGANAARVAVRALKGEPTSTLPVMKPAKSDYVTSISRGQFAKLGLTIPKSFEGCGCLIN; encoded by the coding sequence ATGAAGAAATCGACCGTTTCCGTTCTTCCGAAGTTTTTGTTGCGCCGCACATTGAGGAACATTCTCATGGTCGGCGTGGCGGCTGTCGCCGGATTGTTTACCGTGATGGCGCCGGTGAGTGCTCAGGGCAGCCAGCCCGTGACGATTGGTATTGCGAACCTGGGGCCGCATCCATCGCTCACAAGGACGATGGTCGGTTTCAAGGCCGAAATGGCGCGTGAAGGTTATGTCGAGGGAAAAAACGTTAACTACGTGTACAGCGACGCAAACTTTACGCAGGCGCTGATGCCCCAGATGTTTTCGCAGATTCTCTCAAAGGATCCGGCGCTGATCCTGACGCTGACAACTTCGGTTTCCGAGGTCGCACTCTCAGCGGTGGCCGATCATCATATCCCGCTCGTTTTCGCGGAGGTTACGGATCCAGTCGCGGCTGGCCTTACGCCAGGCTGGACTCACGGCAGCGATCGCTTTGCTGGTGCATCCGACCTGCAGGACTTCGACGCAGTGTTGGTCTTCGCGAAGAAGCTGCTGCCCGGCGTCAAATCATTCGGCGTACTTTATAACCCCGGAGAAGCTGATGATGTCGCCACGACGCGCGCCCTGCAGGAGGCAGCCAAGCGGGCAGGTCTTGAGTTTCGACCAGTCAGCGTTGACAGTGTCAACGACATCACGCAGCGCGCCCAGCTGCTGAACGGCATCGGCTTTATCTACATTACCGGATCGAATCTCGTGCAGTCAGCGATTCCGGCAGTGGCAGCAGCGATGCAGCGGATGAAAGTACCCGTCATCAGTTCGGAGACGGAATTGATCAAGAAGGACATGGCGGACGCGTCATACGCCGTTTCGTTCGAATCGGTCGGCGCAAACGCGGCACGCGTCGCGGTGCGTGCGCTGAAGGGGGAACCGACATCGACGCTGCCGGTGATGAAGCCTGCAAAATCGGACTATGTCACGTCGATCAGCCGTGGCCAGTTCGCCAAGCTTGGCCTGACCATTCCAAAATCGTTCGAGGGCTGCGGATGCCTGATCAATTGA
- a CDS encoding UbiD family decarboxylase has protein sequence MRHYLSRLRSRGELLTVKREVDPRYEIAAVARRLQDETTKPVLFTNVRGSSLPVLMNLYTDHERLREIIRCEADETFCARLDREISLAATLETPTERVAAPTDWVTGKLSDLPIPTYHARDGAPYITAGVFLAKDPASGRANLSFHRSMVISDDELRIRLGSTHDLARFQQQAEARNEPLEAAILIGADPEIFMSACVSLPPDGNELALAAAMRGGPIAMRPARTIDLDVPVSAEIVIEGRILPNMRRPEGPFGEFMGYYVEVGDNHVFEITHVGWREGAVFQGLICGSHEDLRPLEAATAARIYKAISSQVRGVLDVSCRPTVMNTVIKLDKQYEGHAQHALLAALGSHLDYNKLVIVVDKDVDIYNMEDVIWAFLTRGRADTRTMVIHDVPGFYRDAHKDHWGRLAIDATRPWGREAEFERKTIPGAGQIVLDDYLPHFSARAAT, from the coding sequence ATGAGACACTATCTTTCCCGCCTGCGCTCGCGTGGCGAACTGCTGACCGTCAAGCGCGAGGTCGATCCGCGCTACGAGATTGCTGCGGTCGCGCGGCGGCTGCAGGACGAAACGACAAAGCCGGTGCTCTTCACAAACGTGCGTGGCAGCTCTCTGCCCGTGTTGATGAATCTGTACACAGACCACGAGCGACTGCGTGAGATCATCCGTTGTGAGGCCGACGAAACGTTCTGCGCACGGCTCGATCGCGAAATCTCTCTCGCTGCGACGCTCGAGACGCCGACCGAGCGCGTCGCGGCGCCTACCGACTGGGTCACGGGCAAGCTCTCCGACCTGCCGATCCCCACTTATCACGCGCGGGATGGCGCGCCGTACATTACAGCCGGCGTGTTTCTCGCGAAGGACCCCGCCAGCGGGCGTGCGAATCTCTCGTTCCATCGCTCGATGGTCATTTCAGACGACGAACTGCGCATCCGGCTCGGCAGTACACACGATCTCGCGCGCTTCCAGCAGCAGGCCGAAGCGCGTAACGAACCACTCGAAGCAGCCATCCTGATCGGCGCCGACCCGGAAATATTCATGAGCGCATGCGTGTCGCTGCCGCCCGACGGCAACGAGCTTGCGCTTGCGGCGGCCATGCGCGGCGGCCCGATCGCGATGCGCCCGGCGCGCACGATCGATCTGGACGTGCCAGTCTCAGCAGAGATTGTGATCGAAGGGCGCATTTTGCCCAATATGCGCCGGCCCGAAGGTCCATTCGGCGAATTCATGGGCTACTACGTCGAAGTGGGCGACAACCATGTGTTCGAAATCACCCACGTCGGCTGGCGCGAGGGCGCAGTCTTTCAAGGCCTGATCTGCGGATCGCACGAGGATCTTCGCCCGCTCGAGGCCGCCACCGCCGCGCGTATCTACAAGGCCATTTCGAGCCAGGTGCGTGGTGTACTCGACGTGAGCTGCCGCCCCACCGTCATGAATACAGTCATCAAGCTCGACAAGCAATACGAAGGCCACGCGCAGCACGCGCTGCTGGCCGCGCTCGGCTCGCACCTCGACTACAACAAGCTCGTCATTGTCGTGGACAAGGACGTTGACATCTACAACATGGAAGACGTGATCTGGGCGTTTCTCACGCGCGGACGCGCCGATACGCGCACGATGGTAATCCATGACGTGCCGGGCTTCTATCGCGATGCGCACAAGGACCATTGGGGCCGTCTCGCGATCGACGCCACACGTCCGTGGGGCCGCGAAGCGGAGTTCGAACGCAAGACCATTCCCGGAGCCGGGCAGATCGTGCTCGACGACTACCTGCCGCATTTCTCCGCGCGGGCGGCGACATGA
- a CDS encoding protoporphyrinogen/coproporphyrinogen oxidase: MDTSLDDRPAMAAAARQDGNGPRVIVIGSGIAGLTAAYRLGQAGMHVTVLEAAETVGGRMGDRREGDIVFNSGARLVYPFGGAFNRLVADLALGDALVPLRRLSARCVTTKGDHLIELMPTVRSLATPGLHLGERVAMVRHALRMRSQRDRVDPDWAISALDVDPEADRLNLADYIRREIGPNAMSYLVEPVFRATRSFNPDALSTLFYRTTVPHLIGEDTVHTLKGGMGQVCRTLAGLLDVRTGTRVTSVEHQRDGDELRLRVTLANGDALTADHVVCAVQGSLARELIRTPQAIERQMLANVHYNALGVVHYGFAKSLPAQMQFASRDVGSRIATFQQTPAAPDQGRPLTQVYCQLAPEAVDEAIRRGCTGELDVLLREELRARIPDFDRQVVAVVNQWIPRMLPLFAPGYGGRLRAFWRWQEAPAQASGRPVVYCGDWTSQALLTGACASGERAARIVLARSQVVSGRAQS; encoded by the coding sequence ATGGACACATCTCTGGATGATCGACCGGCGATGGCGGCGGCAGCGCGCCAGGACGGCAATGGCCCCCGCGTGATTGTGATCGGTTCGGGAATTGCGGGGCTCACAGCTGCCTATCGGCTTGGGCAGGCGGGCATGCATGTAACGGTACTGGAGGCCGCGGAAACGGTTGGCGGTCGCATGGGAGACCGGCGCGAAGGCGATATCGTTTTCAACAGCGGCGCGCGCCTCGTCTACCCGTTCGGCGGTGCGTTCAATCGTCTGGTCGCCGACCTCGCACTTGGCGATGCGCTCGTTCCACTACGCCGTCTGAGCGCGCGCTGTGTGACAACGAAAGGGGACCATCTGATCGAGTTGATGCCGACTGTACGCTCGCTGGCGACGCCGGGGTTGCATCTAGGGGAGCGGGTCGCGATGGTGCGGCATGCGTTACGGATGCGTTCGCAGCGCGACCGCGTTGATCCGGACTGGGCGATCAGTGCGCTTGATGTCGACCCGGAGGCCGACCGGCTGAACCTCGCCGATTACATTCGCAGGGAGATCGGTCCAAATGCGATGTCATACCTGGTTGAACCGGTGTTTCGCGCGACGCGCAGCTTCAATCCTGATGCGTTATCAACCCTGTTCTACCGCACCACCGTGCCGCATCTGATCGGCGAGGATACGGTCCACACCCTTAAAGGTGGTATGGGACAGGTATGCCGGACACTTGCCGGGTTGCTGGACGTGCGGACCGGAACGCGGGTGACTTCCGTCGAGCACCAGCGCGATGGCGATGAGCTTCGTCTCAGGGTCACGCTTGCGAACGGCGACGCCTTGACTGCCGATCACGTGGTCTGCGCGGTCCAGGGCTCACTCGCGCGGGAATTGATCCGCACGCCACAGGCTATAGAGCGCCAGATGCTGGCCAATGTGCACTACAACGCCCTTGGTGTTGTCCACTATGGATTCGCAAAGTCCCTCCCAGCGCAGATGCAATTCGCTTCGCGCGATGTCGGAAGCCGTATCGCAACGTTTCAACAGACGCCGGCTGCGCCCGATCAAGGGCGCCCACTCACGCAGGTGTATTGCCAGCTGGCGCCAGAGGCAGTGGACGAAGCAATCAGGCGCGGCTGCACCGGCGAACTTGACGTGTTGCTGCGCGAAGAGTTACGTGCCCGCATTCCCGACTTCGACCGGCAGGTGGTCGCGGTCGTCAATCAGTGGATACCCCGGATGCTGCCTTTGTTCGCCCCGGGGTACGGGGGGCGCCTGCGCGCCTTCTGGCGTTGGCAGGAGGCGCCTGCGCAGGCCTCCGGGCGGCCTGTCGTGTATTGCGGGGACTGGACATCGCAGGCGCTGCTCACCGGCGCGTGTGCGAGCGGTGAGCGGGCTGCCAGAATTGTGCTGGCCCGGTCACAGGTAGTGTCCGGTCGCGCGCAAAGTTAG
- a CDS encoding ABC transporter ATP-binding protein — protein sequence MREKDTSLLSVERVSKTFHAGTVDERVALTDVSLKLLPGDFAVVVGGNGAGKSTFLNMLAGEVISDTGVISIDGRVITTLPTHRRAKYISRVFQDPSIGTAAALSLEENLAVANQRGLARGFGRGLTHAQAEAFRERIASFGLGLEKRMKAQASLLSGGQRQALSLLMAVLQRPMLLLLDEHTAALDPRTAEIVMRVTEQVVREAQLTTLMVTHNMHHAIDYGNRLIMMRDGRIVGDLTGEAKRAMTMERLMATFNDEPPMAQTVNA from the coding sequence ATGCGTGAAAAGGACACCTCGCTCCTGTCTGTCGAGCGGGTCAGCAAGACGTTCCATGCCGGCACGGTCGACGAGCGGGTTGCGTTGACGGATGTGTCGCTCAAGCTACTGCCCGGAGATTTCGCGGTGGTAGTCGGGGGCAACGGCGCTGGCAAATCGACCTTCCTGAATATGCTCGCAGGCGAAGTTATCTCCGATACGGGTGTGATTTCGATCGACGGCCGTGTCATTACCACGTTGCCGACGCACCGGCGGGCGAAGTACATCTCGCGGGTGTTTCAGGACCCGTCGATTGGTACCGCAGCCGCGTTGAGCCTGGAGGAGAATCTCGCTGTCGCGAACCAGCGTGGACTGGCGCGTGGTTTCGGCCGTGGGCTCACGCATGCGCAAGCGGAGGCGTTCCGGGAGCGGATTGCGTCGTTCGGACTTGGCCTTGAGAAGCGCATGAAGGCGCAGGCGTCACTGCTGTCCGGTGGCCAGCGGCAGGCGCTCTCGCTGCTGATGGCGGTCCTGCAACGGCCAATGCTGCTTCTGCTGGACGAGCACACCGCCGCCCTCGACCCGCGTACGGCGGAGATCGTGATGCGGGTGACGGAGCAGGTCGTGCGCGAAGCGCAGCTGACAACGCTGATGGTCACGCACAACATGCATCACGCGATTGACTACGGCAATCGCCTGATCATGATGCGCGACGGTCGGATCGTCGGCGATCTGACCGGGGAGGCAAAGCGCGCGATGACGATGGAACGCCTGATGGCGACCTTCAACGATGAGCCGCCGATGGCGCAAACGGTGAACGCATGA
- a CDS encoding dipeptidase, with product MSNLDKGSKIVRESIVCDMTFPFFAPGDPVRRLALPGLLRNAGLTYVSFTVVDDEPDVAKAFTALAECRRFFQNQADVCVLVETAEDIVLAKRAGKLGVGFHFQGTLPIGRNLDLIEAYYKLGIRHMLLAYNQKNFVADGCHEMGQGGLSRFGRMVIDEMNRVGMFVDVAHTGYQASMEAIEHSNRPVICSHGNIWELHNHPRCYRDDQIRAIARSGGVFGLTGMSIFTGDDEASAAGFARQIDYVVQLAGIESVGFGLDYVFDLPAITALAAKNATHWPKDGGYTRQDIKQLEPTSLNDVADELLTMGYSDSDLRLVFGGNWLRLMRTVWK from the coding sequence GTGTCTAACTTGGATAAGGGGTCTAAAATTGTTCGGGAAAGTATCGTTTGCGACATGACTTTCCCATTTTTTGCTCCAGGAGACCCCGTCAGGCGACTTGCGCTCCCGGGACTTCTCCGCAATGCAGGCCTTACCTACGTATCCTTCACGGTAGTGGATGACGAACCTGATGTTGCGAAGGCGTTCACGGCTCTCGCTGAATGCAGGCGATTCTTCCAGAATCAGGCCGACGTGTGCGTGCTGGTCGAAACTGCGGAAGATATTGTCCTCGCCAAACGCGCGGGAAAATTGGGAGTCGGCTTTCATTTCCAAGGTACGTTGCCAATAGGTCGCAACCTGGATCTTATCGAAGCCTATTACAAACTGGGCATTCGTCACATGCTGCTGGCATATAACCAGAAAAACTTCGTTGCGGACGGCTGTCACGAGATGGGTCAAGGTGGCCTGAGCCGTTTTGGTCGAATGGTTATCGACGAAATGAATCGGGTTGGCATGTTCGTCGACGTCGCGCATACGGGTTACCAGGCAAGCATGGAAGCGATCGAACATTCGAATCGTCCCGTGATATGCAGTCACGGAAATATCTGGGAATTGCACAATCATCCGCGTTGCTATCGCGACGATCAGATCAGGGCGATCGCACGGAGCGGTGGCGTCTTCGGCCTTACCGGGATGAGCATTTTCACGGGCGATGATGAGGCAAGTGCTGCCGGCTTCGCAAGGCAGATTGATTATGTTGTCCAGCTTGCGGGAATCGAGTCCGTTGGTTTCGGTCTGGACTATGTGTTCGACCTGCCTGCGATTACGGCGTTGGCAGCGAAGAACGCCACGCATTGGCCGAAGGATGGAGGTTATACACGGCAGGATATCAAACAGCTCGAGCCTACGTCATTGAATGACGTCGCTGATGAACTGCTGACGATGGGCTACTCTGATTCGGACCTACGTCTGGTGTTCGGAGGAAACTGGTTGCGACTGATGCGGACCGTATGGAAATAA